A part of Oncorhynchus gorbuscha isolate QuinsamMale2020 ecotype Even-year linkage group LG09, OgorEven_v1.0, whole genome shotgun sequence genomic DNA contains:
- the LOC124044075 gene encoding ephrin type-A receptor 6-like: MVGVLKKDWASQNSIALSWLEPEQTSLLVVDYEVKYYEKEHEELSYSSTRTKAPSVVITGLKPSTCYIFSLRTRTSSGHSAYSPKYEYETTDDTSDMASDQGQVLVIVTAAVGGFTLLIILTLFFLITGRCQWYIKSKMSSEEKRRTNYQSGHALPFPGVKAYVDPDTYEDPTQAVHEFAKEIDPTRIRIERVIGAGEFGEVCSGRLRIPGKREIAVAIKTLKGGYVERQRRDFLREASIMGQFDHPNIIRLEGVVTKSRPVMIVVEYMENGSLDSFLRTHDGQFTVIQLVGMLRGIASGMKYLSDMGYVHRDLAARNILVNSNLVCKVSDFGLSRVLEDDPEAAYTTTGGKIPIRWTAPEAISYRKFSSASDAWSYGIVMWEVMSYGERPYWEMSNQDVILSIEEGYRLPAPMGCPVVLHQLMLHCWQKERSQRPKFTDVVSFLDKLIRNPSSLLALVEDIQGLAESPGEVVDYPMFISIGDWLDSIKMSQYKSSFVAAGFSTLDSVAQMSIEDVRRTGVVLIGHQRRIVSSIQTLRLQLLHQQEKGFHV; encoded by the exons ATGGTGGGCGTGCTGAAGAAGGACTGGGCATCTCAGAACAGCATTGCCCTGTCGTGGCTGGAGCCAGAACAGACCTCCCTCCTGGTGGTCGACTATGAGGTCAAGTACTACGAGAAGGAACATGAGGAGTTGAGCTACTCGTCGACGCGGACCAAAGCCCCCAGTGTGGTCATCACAGGGTTAAAGCCCTCCACCTGCTACATCTTCAGCCTGAGAACACGCACCTCCTCTGGACACAGCGCCTACAGCCCCAAATACGAGTATGAGACCACGGACGACA CGTCGGACATGGCTTCAGACCAGGGACAAGTGTTGGTGATCGTCACGGCAGCCGTGGGTGGCTTCACTCTCCTCATCATCCTCACCCTCTTCTTCCTCATCACCGGACG GTGTCAGTGGTACATCAAATCCAAGATGAgctcagaggagaagaggaggaccaacTATCAGAGTGGACATG ctctcccgtTCCCGGGAGTAAAGGCCTATGTAGATCCAGACACCTATGAGGATCCTACCCAGGCTGTCCATGAGTTTGCCAAAGAGATTGACCCGACCCGGATCCGCATAGAAAGAGTTATTGGAGCAG GTGAGTTCGGGGAGGTGTGTAGCGGTCGTCTGCGGATACCGGGGAAGAGGGAGATCGCCGTGGCGATAAAGACACTGAAGGGCGGCTACGTGGAGCGCCAGAGGCGGGACTTCCTCCGAGAGGCCAGCATCATGGGACAGTTTGACCACCCAAACATCATCAGGCTGGAGGGCGTGGTCACCAAAA GCAGACCTGTGATGATTGTGGTGGAGTACATGGAGAATGGATCTCTGGACTCTTTCCTGAGG ACGCATGATGGCCAGTTTACAGTGATCCAGTTGGTGGGCATGCTGCGTGGCATTGCATCGGGCATGAAGTACCTGTCTGACATGGGCTACGTCCACAGAGACCTGGCTGCCCGCAACATTCTGGTCAACAGCAACCTGGTGTGTAAGGTGTCTGACTTCGGCCTGTCCAGAGTCCTGGAGGACGACCCAGAGGCTGCTTACACCACCACG gGAGGTAAGATTCCTATCAGGTGGACAGCTCCAGAGGCCATCTCCTACAGGAAGTTCTCATCAGCCAGCGACGCCTGGAGCTACGGAATCGTCATGTGGGAAGTGATGTCATACGGGGAGCGGCCTTACTGGGAGATGTCCAATCAGGAC GTGATCCTGTCCATAGAGGAGGGCTACCGTCTCCCTGCTCCTATGGGCTGCCCCGTGGTTCTACACCAGCTGATGCTACACTGCTGGCAGAAGGAGAGGAGCCAGAGGCCCAAGTTCACTGATGTGGTCTCCTTCCTGGATAAGCTGATCAGGAACCCCAGCAGCCTGCTGGCTCTGGTGGaagatatacaggg TCTAGCAGAGTCCCCAGGAGAGGTGGTGGACTACCCCATGTTCATCTCCATCGGGGATTGGCTGGATTCCATCAAGATGAGCCAATACAAGAGCAGCTTTGTGGCAGCAGGATTCAGCACACTGGACTCTGTGGCCCAGATGAGCATTGA aGATGTGCGAAGGACCGGGGTGGTGTTGATTGGCCACCAGAGGAGGATCGTCAGCAGCATACAGACCCTCCGACTGCAGCTACTACACCAACAGGAGAAGGGCTTCCATGTATGA